ACCTTGTTttgcagcagcagaaaaaaagtgGTCCCATCAACCGACGAACCGTGTAACACATTTGAATATTTACGATCGGTTTAATTTGGTCCGTTTGGTCGGAAGAAAATGGTTTCAAGAGGGGTTCCGGACGAGGACGAGGGGGTCCCAGCCACAGGTAATCGACCATCAGACCATCCTGGAAAAAAGGGACGAAACCAACGAGGAAAAAAAAGGATTGACCATACCCTCATAATGGCGCTGTGATGTTTAGATATAACCCTGATCTCGGTGGCGGCCAGGCCAGGTTCGTCCGTCCGTCCAAGTCCGTCGTTTACAGTCCTGGCTGGATAAATGAGTGGCCATAAAGTGAAACATTATTCGACGAACCGTCTCTCGTACCTGCAGGTGGTGCTTGCCTCACCTGCTCTTCAGAGAACAGGGGGTTTTGCGTTTGTTTGCACGTGTACGTGGTTCTATTTGACTTTCACTTGggcgatggtggtggtggtgtcggCAGTGGCCACTCTTGATGGCCCGATGGTAATCAAAATCTCTGAAAGTGTAAACGGTTTTGCGTGAAGGAATCGTGTGCTTTTTTAAAGTGCGAAATCCGGGAGTCGTGGAgcataaaagaaaattaaatgttgatcaaaaatatgCACTTGATTTTCTCGATAATGGCAGAaagaattttgttcaaatttattcCATTCGGTCCAGTTTCGGGTCTCATGGCTTGGTATTGTTTGATAATGCTGTTCAAgagttacattaaaaaacaaaaaaactgatcAAGTAGGCGAGAAGTGCAGAACCTCATGTTTACCTGTCAAAAGGTAAGTTAATTTTAAAGCTGTCAATTTATCTACCTTGGCTTCATATAAGTAGACATGATTGAATGAAGTCCCTAACAGTATTGCTACTCAAAGCATCAGTTTAGAATTAAATAGTTAAATATATAAAGAATACAATGGATATCATCACCACCACGCCGGAACCCAAATGCTCCGACGAACTTCTCCATTCGGCAGCACTGGACGGCGacttgacagctgtcaaatcccTGCTCGAAAAGGGAACCACAGTTGACATTGCACGACCCTGCACCGGCATCACCCCGCTGATGGGAGCGTCCATAAAAGGCCACACGGAGATCGCCCGCCTACTGCTGGAAAGGGGTGCCAGCTTGAACGTCTTTTCAAAAACCTTCGGTCTGACAGCACTGCACTGGGCGGCGTTCGGAGGGAATCCGGAGACTGTGGCACTTTTGCTGGACGCCGGTGCCACAGTTGATGCCGCCTCGCCGGACAATGGGAGCACTCCGCTCATGATGGCAGCACTGAGTGGTCACTTGGGGGTGGTGAGGTTGCTTCTTGAGAAGGGAGCGGATATTCATGCTTTGACAAAGGACGGATTGACGGCGTTGCACGCCGCGGTGAGGTTTGGATATTCGGAGATTGTAACGGAGTTGGTTGAAAAGAGTCTTGAAATAAACTGTGGTAATTAAATTTATACAAATCTGTTGTttcttaaaatgaaaaacttgaGAAGTTCTCGCCGAGTCACATAAACTTTCACCAGAATGGCATGTTTTTAAAACGGAACGCGACACGCACTTTATGAATTACGATTTTGCTTGGCACGACATAATCGCATTCAGCATTTGCAAATTCCCCCCCATCCCGATTTCCCTCCGTGTCCTAATTATTGATCCACACGCACACAAGTACAGGCTGAACGCAAAATCcgataaaatgaattttaaataattcattCCTCTCTCTCTGTCTGTGTTTGTATATGCAAACCAAATCGCCTTATTCGGCTAGCGGGGAGGGCAAAATAATACGTTGAATAATAATCATAATTATTCTCTGTGTGCCCAAACATGCCCGAATTGCATTATGTGTCctcacacacatgcacacacagAGATACCGAGCGCCAGATAACGATGTGAAAGCTTTGATTTATCCCATAAATTTTACTCCCCGGGGAGAACTAAAATTTTAGGGCTTTCCGATGCGACGACCATGGTCGTTTTTTCCCTCCGTGCGTGCCCGCACTCACGTTATTCAAATGACGAGCCAGATTTGGGGACTGTATCGTAAAAATGATGGAAAACACCAAGGAGTCATTTCCGTTGAAGAGCACACATGTGCGGGTGAGGGTGATTCGATTTCTTTCCGATCGCAGCAGGCTGCGACGGTCGTCAAAGGTTGGGCACGGTGGGAAGTTGGGTTCTGGGTTACGAatttcatgaacacttgttcacgatttagGAAACcggatttttctccgtgcagctTTTTGCAATGAAACCAGAAAATGTTAAAGCTCGAAACTCACAAAGAATTTCCCAGCACTGGGTGGTGGAAAGCGATTTCCTCGAGAGACGACCAGCGTTTTCTTCCAGATTTGTGTGCGCCGCGCTGCTGGTCCGGAGAAACCGAAAGATAAGATAAAGAAAgcttcgtttcgtttcgtttcatgCGCCAAAAGTTGTAACTCCGGACCCCGAAAAGAGAATGGAACCGTATAATCCAACCCTTTTAGTCGGATATAAATTTGATAACAATCTCTGCTCTGACCCCCTCAAGAATAAATAGAGACAGGGCATAAAATCATCCCTTGGCGGTAGCATTTCACCCCGCACTCCCGTTCCCAAAAAAGAAGAACGAAATTTCTTttctgcacacaaaaaaaaggaaaagaaaagAGGTTGTGAGTATGCATAACATAACCTCACCACTCTTCGGTCCAAAGTCCGAACGCAGCAAACGGTAGGCAAATTGAACAAGTTAATCCACAGAGAGTAAAAAAAGAATCCCCAAAAAAAGAAACCAACTCCACTGAACCGAACAAAAGCTCAAGAAATGCCTTTTGGGAggacgcgtcgtcgtcgtcgaacaAAGCAGGCTGGGGCCAGGTTGATGGCGGTGGTGAGCGGAACAGAACAATATTACATCGTAAATAAGGTATGGCACTGAGCAGTAGTAGGCCGTGCTGCAGTCCGGAAGTGAGCACATGTTGTCGTGATTTTATGGAATGTTGCAGCAATCTTTTCGAATGTCGTCACGATgggagaagagaaaaaaaacacccGGCATGGAAACTTACTTTACAGTGTGCGAGGGAACAATAGAAACTGGCGAAGGTTATCCTGTGGGATTGGGAGGGGTTGGGGGCCATGAATTATAGTTTACAGATTTATAGAGGGGAGTTTATGGTTCCGTTAGGAAATGAGACATTTTTAGGGTTTGTTCAAGTTTTGATTAAAACAGTGAATTTTCTTTGTTCGGGATCcaaacaaaaagtttatttccAATATGTTCACAGTTGCTCACTTTTTTCAACCAACAACTCAACAATTTCCGAGTAGTTCAACCGCACAGCACCGTGCAGCGCCGTAACGCCACTCTTCGTCTTTGCGTGTAAATTTGCATCCTTCTCAAGTAacaatttcacgatttcgaCGTAACCACTCAGCGATGCCGCTATCAACGGGGTGCTTCCATTATCAGGTGAAGCCGTATCAACTGTGGCACCGTGCTCGAGCAGCACGGCCACAGTTTCCAAACTTCCACCGAAAACGGCCCAATGAAGTGCGCTCAAGCCCAGCGAGTCGCACAGTTTGTCGACGTTTGCGCCCTTTTGGAGCAACAATTTGACGATTCCGGCGTGACCTTTCGCGGAAGCCGCTATGAGCGGGGTGATGCCGGAGTATTTTGACGTCCAATCAACTGTGGTAGCGAGTTCCAGCAGGGATGTCACTGTTGGGAGATCTCCCCTTAAAGATGCTGCGTACAGTGATTctgcattttcaatatttaacgCGTCCATTGATGAGTTAAAACAAGAAATAATATTAACTAAATTTACtttaacaaaaaattgtaaattttccaTATTTATATGCATGCAAAGTAAACACACAAAAGTTGGTAGAAGATTCTGGAAATACAATTCAAAACAGTTACCTATTTGAGAATCGAACTTTATGAATATGGTTTGAACTGAGAAAATTGAGAGTTCCTCGATAAATTGGGAAGAGATTCATGGATCCGTTTTACTGTTTGCAGTTCAGTCCTGATTATCTTAAGTTTGATTTACAAAATGTATCTAGGAACTATAGataatctgatttttttcttattatttattttccaattttaaaattaaagtggCTGATAGCTTGTACTTCACATTTTGTACATTGTTAAAATCTTGATGTTTAgtgcttttttcgaaaatgcgtgGTCaagtgaaaatgttgagtattttaatACATTTGTATCATAGCATTCGTattgtatgaaaatttaccGATTATTTGGCACTCCTATTGTAAAAAAAGAAGTAGTACAAAAAAGGaataataacttttgaaatgtattaaCAAATCCAAAACATTTGATACCTAAACTGCAAtatccaaaattttgaaaactttttgaaaaataagtagttttgtaaaaattttgagaatctaaaacaaaatattacttTTGAAATGAATGTGAAACTCCTGGTTATTTAATACTTCTACTGTAAACAACTACAATTCTCAATACTTTTTCGGAAAATGCGTACTTTTGTTGAAttgagagtttaaaaaaatatattacttGTGAAATAAATGACAAATTCCCGATCAATTAATAAACATATAGCAATCAACGAAAATTGcagtattgttttcaaaaatacgtatttattACGTCATTTTGTTAACATTTTgattacttattttttaaatgtatttttgtaatcgaaaaatatgaattaattcaaccatttggtatgaataatgatttactatttttttttgagaaacatttgattaaaaaaatgataaaaacgaattttgagaaaatttccgattatttgatacaaaaacaagaaataaaaattgtgtgagtattttttcaaaaatactgtgaatattttgaaaacctttaatttaaaaaaaaaatattattgttattgtaatgtaatattttttccgATAATTTGATATATATAATATAGTTACTATTTTTACCGAGGTACatttaattgcaaaaatacggaacaaaataaaatgcatAGCTGACATCGTCCTGATTTGAGAAACGTAAAaagacaaacatttttcatgattcgattatctgaagtgtttttttttcgagcacttcgtataatcgagtctgaactgtattggggtaattttttgtatttcttgctTTTTCCAAATCTTGAGAACGAAATTTCGGAATTTTGGGTCTTCGGCCATGTGGTTGGTATTGGTAAGGAAAATCCTGGAAatggttacactctaaaaaaattttattttcatttaaacaaaataaagtgATCTGTGcacaaacaattttatttgttattttttaatcaaaacagaAAACATTTGGGCATTCTTTAGATGGATATACCTCTAAAACggtgtactttaaaaaaatgtgttaagttctttttgatttcaaaaccgattttgtgtcttaaattgaagcaaatttttttctgattggtttttcaattttttccaaaaatatgatttttccaaGGAAGTGGCTGTTACTGTTATTGTTGTACTGTTTGCCCTTGCTGagtcatagatttttttttctaaaaaatattattttcaaaaataatgtttatgtttcaaattcaatgtttcaatttctatacacgattttttctcaAGTTCTTTTTGAATTCCAATCCGATTCAGCATTTataattgatgttattttttcgAACGTTTTTTCAAAGCGttctaataaaatttttatttcaaaaagttgacaacactgccaaatattttttgctcttgctataataactt
This is a stretch of genomic DNA from Culex pipiens pallens isolate TS chromosome 1, TS_CPP_V2, whole genome shotgun sequence. It encodes these proteins:
- the LOC120422119 gene encoding ankyrin homolog — encoded protein: MDIITTTPEPKCSDELLHSAALDGDLTAVKSLLEKGTTVDIARPCTGITPLMGASIKGHTEIARLLLERGASLNVFSKTFGLTALHWAAFGGNPETVALLLDAGATVDAASPDNGSTPLMMAALSGHLGVVRLLLEKGADIHALTKDGLTALHAAVRFGYSEIVTELVEKSLEINCGN
- the LOC120422120 gene encoding ankyrin repeat domain-containing protein 1-like, whose protein sequence is MDALNIENAESLYAASLRGDLPTVTSLLELATTVDWTSKYSGITPLIAASAKGHAGIVKLLLQKGANVDKLCDSLGLSALHWAVFGGSLETVAVLLEHGATVDTASPDNGSTPLIAASLSGYVEIVKLLLEKDANLHAKTKSGVTALHGAVRLNYSEIVELLVEKSEQL